One stretch of Punica granatum isolate Tunisia-2019 chromosome 5, ASM765513v2, whole genome shotgun sequence DNA includes these proteins:
- the LOC116208604 gene encoding LOW QUALITY PROTEIN: guanylate-binding protein 2-like (The sequence of the model RefSeq protein was modified relative to this genomic sequence to represent the inferred CDS: substituted 2 bases at 2 genomic stop codons) → PPPSSFPSRNFHFSVSEHECLSFQSNVSEYNLLLLDSEGIDAYDQTGTYSTQIFSLAILLSSMFIYNQMGGIDEAALDRLSLVTEMTKHIQVRASGGKSSASELGQFSPIFVWLLRDFYLDLVEDNKRITPRDYLELALMPHEGSGRDVASKNEIRDSIRALFPDRECFTLVRPLNSESELQKLDQISLERLRPEFRAGLDALTKFVFERTRPKQVGATIMTGPVLVGVIESYLEAFNNGAVPTISSSWQSVEEAECRRAYDLATEHYMSTFDCSKPPEEAALGEAHEEAVQRSLASFNSCAVGTGLARKKYEELLHKFFRKAFEDYKTDAYMEADLRRSNSIQSMEKTLRAACHTPDANIDNVVKVLDALLXEYEATSHGPGKWKKLAVFLQQSLEGPIADLARRLIDRIGAEKSSFALQCRSIEDKMALLNKQLEASENYKSQYLKRYEDAINDKKKLSDEYTSRITKLQSNCSLLEERCSSLLRNLDSSKQESSDWKRKYEQVLSRQKAEEDQASSKIAVLKSRSSAAEARLAAAKEQVQSAQEEAEEWKRKYDIAVREAKAAPEKAAIAYERTNKEMQLREDAIRAESSSGLAEKEVELREKAAKIEYAEQCLTMIKSELKAAQSKIETYDVEIMSLKHEIKALTEKLETANSKAQSYEREARITEQENVHLEQKYLSEFKRFEELQERCRNAEKEAKRATELADKARAEAVGVQKEKSEIQRLAMERLAQIERAERLIDSLERDKTELADKLKEARLSDHEAQSXIALLEARVEEREKEIESLLDKNNEQMDNERKACAEAISRAEDLSVQLQSAHAKIDLLQQELTSVRLNETALDSKLKTASLRKRTRVEDAEVGMDSVQDMDVDKTYRGSKRTRSTTSPRQFTQPEDGGSSYRAGEDDDNGHQAAQEDYTKFTVLKLKQELTKHNFGAELLQLKNPSKKDILALYEKCILQKS, encoded by the exons CCCCCACCGTCTTCCTTCCCAAGCAGAAATTTTCACTTCTCCGTTTCAGAGCACGAATGCCTTTCTTTTCAGAGCAATGTTTCAGAGTACAATTTGTTGCTGCTAGACAGTGAAGGAATTGATGCTTATGATCAAACG GGAACGTACAGTACACAGATATTTTCGTTGGCCATCCTGTTGTCCAGCATGTTCATCTATAATCAG ATGGGTGGGATTGATGAAGCTGCACTTGATCGTCTCTCTCTTGTCACCGAGATGACAAAGCATATCCAAGTGAGAGCCTCTGGTGGAAAAAGTAGTGCTTCTGAACTGGGACAATTTTCTCCCATCTTTGTTTGGCTTCTGAGA GATTTCTATTTGGATTTAGTAGAAGATAACAAAAGAATAACACCCAGAGACTACCTGGAGCTTGCTCTGATGCCACATGAAGGAAGTGGAAGAGATGTTGCTTCGAAAAATGAG ATTCGAGATTCAATTCGAGCTCTATTTCCAGATAGAGAGTGCTTTACTCTTGTGCGACCTTTGAACAGTGAATCTGAGCTTCAGAAACTTGATCAAATATCG TTGGAAAGGCTGAGGCCTGAATTTAGAGCTGGATTGGATGCATTAACGAAATTCGTTTTCGAAAGAACAAGGCCCAAGCAGGTTGGCGCCACCATAATGACTGGGCCTGTTCTTGTTGGTGTTATAGAATCTTACTTAGAAGCTTTCAACAATGGTGCTGTGCCCACCATTTCATCATCATGGCAG AGTGTTGAAGAAGCTGAGTGTCGTCGAGCATATGACTTGGCAACTGAGCATTACATGTCAACTTTTGATTGTTCTAAACCACCGGAAGAA GCTGCGCTGGGGGAGGCTCATGAAGAAGCCGTACAGAGATCGTTAGCCAGTTTTAACTCCTGTGCTGTTGGTACTGGCCTGGCAAGGAAAAAATACGAAGAGCTTCTACACAAATTCTTTAGGAAAGCCTTTGAG GATTATAAGACAGATGCATATATGGAGGCAGACTTGCGACGCTCCAATTCTATTCAGAGCATGGAGAAGACGTTGCGAGCAGCTTGCCACACCCCTGATGCTAATATAGATAATGTTGTTAAG GTTCTTGATGCTCTTCTATGAGAGTATGAAGCGACATCTCATGGACcaggaaaatggaaaaagctTGCAGTATTCTTACAGCAaag TTTGGAGGGTCCAATAGCTGATCTTGCCAGAAGACTAATTGATCGAATAGGAGCTGAGAAGAGTTCCTTTGCGTTGCAATGCCGGTCAATTGAGGATAAGATGGCTTTGCTTAATAAACAGCTAGAAGCAAGTGAGAACTATAAATCTCAATATCTTAAGCGATACGAAGATGCTATCAACGACAAGAAGAAGCTCTCTGATGAATATACGAGCCGTATAACTAAACTGCAGAGTAACTGTAGTTTGCTGGAAGAGAGGTGTTCCAGTTTATTGAGAAATCTTGATTCCTCCAAACAGGAGTCCTCAGATTGGAAGAGAAAATATGAACAGGTGCTCTCGAGACAAAAGGCTGAAGAAGATCAGGCCAGTTCTAAAATTGCGGTTCTCAAGTCGCGCAGCAGTGCTGCGGAAGCAAGGCTTGCTGCTGCTAAGGAACAAGTGCAGTCTGCTCAAGAGGAGGCTGAGGAGTGGAAACGCAAGTATGATATCGCTGTTAGGGAAGCAAAAGCAGCGCCGGAGAAGGCAGCAATCGCTTATGAGCGAACAAATAAGGAAATGCAGTTGAGAGAAGATGCAATTAGGGCAGAGTCTTCGAGTGGCTTGGCTGAGAAG GAAGTAGAGTTAAGGGAGAAGGCAGCAAAAATTGAGTATGCTGAGCAGTGTTTGACAATGATAAAATCGGAATTGAAG GCTGCTCAATCCAAAATAGAGACTTACGATGTGGAGATAATGTCCTTGAAGCATGAAATCAAGGCTTTGACTGAGAAGCTTGAAACTGCAAATTCCAAGGCGCAGTCATACGAGAGGGAAGCTAGGATCACGGAACAGGAGAACGTCCACCTTGAGCAGAAATATCTATCTGAGTTCAAAAGGTTCGAGGAACTCCAGGAAAGGTGTAGGAATGCAGAAAAGGAAGCAAAGAGAGCCACTGAATTAGCTGATAAAGCTCGGGCTGAAGCTGTGGGGGTTCAGAAGGAAAAGTCCGAGATTCAGAGGTTGGCAATGGAGAGGCTGGCTCAAATCGAGCGGGCTGAGAGGCTCATCGACAGCTTGGAGAGGGACAAGACTGAACTGGCTGATAAACTGAAGGAGGCCCGTTTATCAGATCACGAGGCCCAATCCTGAATCGCACTTTTAGAGGCAAGAGTTGAGGAAAGGGAGAAAGAGATTGAGTCCTTATTGGACAAGAACAACGAGCAGATGGACAATGAACGGAAGGCCTGTGCGGAAGCAATCAGCAGGGCAGAGGACCTCTCGGTTCAATTACAGTCTGCCCATGCAAAGATCGATTTACTCCAGCAGGAGTTGACTTCAGTCCGTTTGAATGAAACTGCATTAGATAGTAAGCTGAAGACTGCTTCTCTCAGGAAGCGAACTCGGGTTGAGGATGCCGAGGTGGGGATGGATTCTGTTCAAGATATGGATGTGGACAAGACCTATAGGGGAAGTAAGAGGACTCGGAGCACTACTAGCCCTCGCCAGTTCACTCAGCCAGAAGACGGTGGGTCCAGTTATAGGGCCGGCGAGGACGATGATAATGGCCATCAAGCGGCTCAGGAGGATTACACCAAGTTCACGGTGCTGAAACTGAAGCAGGAGCTCACGAAGCACAACTTCGGTGCAGAGCTGCTCCAGCTGAAGAACCCAAGCAAGAAAGACATCCTCGCCCTTTACGAGAAGTGCATTCTGCAGAAGTCGTGA
- the LOC116207269 gene encoding non-specific lipid-transfer protein-like protein At5g64080 isoform X2: protein MKIGLVAVLVVAAATLWAGAAAQSSLDCTNVLISMSPCLNYIRGNSSTPSSNCCSQLASIVRSQPQCLCQVLNGGASSLGITINQTQAMALPGACNVQTPSVSLCNAAPPTRTPPTVPSGSTDHQPYA, encoded by the exons atgaagattGGCCTCGTTGCTGTCCTGGTTGTGGCAGCAGCAACCCTCTGGGCCGGTGCGGCGGCGCAATCGAGCTTGGACTGTACCAACGTGCTCATCAGCATGTCCCCGTGCCTCAACTACATCCGTGGAAACTCGTCCACCCCGTCCTCCAACTGCTGCTCACAGCTCGCCAGCATCGTCCGGTCACAGCCCCAGTGCCTCTGCCAGGTCCTCAATGGGGGCGCCTCCTCCCTTGGCATCACCATTAATCAGACCCAGGCCATGGCCCTTCCTGGCGCCTGCAACGTTCAGACCCCATCTGTCAGCCTCTGCAATG CTGCTCCTCCTACTCGAACTCCTCCCACAGTTCCTTCAG GGAGTACAGATCACCAACCGTACGCCTGA
- the LOC116207269 gene encoding non-specific lipid-transfer protein-like protein At5g64080 isoform X1 yields the protein MKIGLVAVLVVAAATLWAGAAAQSSLDCTNVLISMSPCLNYIRGNSSTPSSNCCSQLASIVRSQPQCLCQVLNGGASSLGITINQTQAMALPGACNVQTPSVSLCNAAPPTRTPPTVPSGTEHTVLTVHTLYYYSKLRAIFYYPW from the exons atgaagattGGCCTCGTTGCTGTCCTGGTTGTGGCAGCAGCAACCCTCTGGGCCGGTGCGGCGGCGCAATCGAGCTTGGACTGTACCAACGTGCTCATCAGCATGTCCCCGTGCCTCAACTACATCCGTGGAAACTCGTCCACCCCGTCCTCCAACTGCTGCTCACAGCTCGCCAGCATCGTCCGGTCACAGCCCCAGTGCCTCTGCCAGGTCCTCAATGGGGGCGCCTCCTCCCTTGGCATCACCATTAATCAGACCCAGGCCATGGCCCTTCCTGGCGCCTGCAACGTTCAGACCCCATCTGTCAGCCTCTGCAATG CTGCTCCTCCTACTCGAACTCCTCCCACAGTTCCTTCAGGTACAGAGCATACTGTTCTAACTGTTCACACCCTTTACTACTACTCAAAACTCAGAGCAATCTTTTACTATCCCTGGTGA
- the LOC116208682 gene encoding uncharacterized protein LOC116208682 isoform X1, translating to MAGPKAKKKKKQQQKHGVDFKKIKRKVGRKLSAPKNATNIQIKSKAIILPEQSVATEKAGSATSKKGLVLDDLLKQTSHYNSKVRRDALTGIKELILKHPGELKAHKFALIEKLSQRIGDEDRLVKETLYELLKLVIFPGCKEDIQGSLILRMMTYIFRAMTHFSVEARLMAFKFLDLVVQNNSSTFLFYAEKILQNYEDIPRSDLFNMQDKSKVKNALLGLVRCLSILLCKSQEDGSHDKETVGEVLLHAYWLNSPKNSTDFTLVTRKLKDLVPVLITRLLELLPSLRSMNSMGLRSLDTELYILQSINLALKFFITKFQKEHKSCHLQSESDEIRSQLDMVIWDQTVSPALMKLLADFPLHSTDQLSATNQEKHSLLDAEITEIFFNFQEWIDLPTAITNKYLPYIEMLLVEKTSDGKRVHAAIREKQLLSFFPYIPKLLSQHVSDDWKYSLLQAFTQAFMDCSSESKLKFACISILEKMLIHGAETFLDPIDPAILDHQITWIRELPELLVALGDKHPSSSKVVLRLINLLGGSATVHPSFLLEYEGLKSPFQAFFSTSDGEGNICYGPFVRLPRDCQELSLACISQFSCADVPLLKAITKCCLCNDLDPNLLFRIIEVLGRAENIQIADRLGFFVALLSHLKVIPENEPIEETQLKISSPRTLHKVTKIVCRCLSVMGDIPLLLQLLEEIIVGQLQLKPDIENARALLQVICTLDSEPTRLSVESLAGLSDSLPSYLLDIVHRTPIGANETAESTVLLEKARFYYLKPCYFLFIRSRRLLTLVLNVMRLLVDDSGRICAIAELFLSMHKNADMRQTLSQFQQEIGSILLKIFHLQASQENKMTLVERHKIQRALDQLSNLSSQKQMPWVLCFSHKKFAL from the exons ATGGCGGGTCCTAAagctaagaagaagaagaagcagcagcagaagcATGGCGTCGACTTCAAA aaaataaagagGAAAGTCGGGAGGAAATTGTCGGCCCCGAAGAATGCCACCAACATTCAAATCAAATCTAAAG CAATCATTCTTCCTGAGCAAAGTGTGGCAACAGAAAAGGCAGGATCAGCAACAAGCAAGAAAGGATTGGTCTTGGATGATCTTCTCAAGCAAACATCACACTACAATTCGAAAGTTCGTCGAG ATGCATTAACTGGCATAAAGGAATTAATCCTCAAGCATCCAGGAGAGCTGAAGGCTCACAAATTTGCTCTGATAGAAAAATTGAGTCAACGAATTGGTGATGAGGATCGCTTAGTTAAAGAGACATTGTACGAGCTTCTTAAGTTGGTAATATTCCCTGGTTGCAAAGAG GACATTCAAGGCTCTTTAATATTGAGGATGATGACATATATCTTTAGGGCAATGACACATTTTTCGGTGGAAGCTCGGTTAATGGCATTCAAGTTTCTTGACCTTGTTGTGCAGAACAATTCGTCAACTTTTCTGTTCTATGCTGAAAAG ATTCTTCAAAATTATGAGGATATTCCTCGCAGTGACCTATTTAATATGCAAGACAAGAGCAAGGTCAAAAATGCTCTTTTGGGTCTGGTCCGCTGCTTGTCGATCCTGCTATGCAAAAGCCAGGAAGATGGTTCTCATGACAAA GAAACAGTTGGAGAAGTTTTATTGCATGCGTACTGGCTCAACAGTCCAAAAAATTCAACag ATTTTACTCTTGTCACCAGGAAACTGAAGGACCTTGTGCCAGTCCTTATAACTCGTCTCCTGGAGCTTTTACCTTCTCTTCGTTCCATGAATTCCATGGGCTTGCGGTCACTTGATACTGAACTGTATATACTTCAGAGCATAAATCTTGCTCTGAAGTTTTTCATTACGAAGTTTCAGAAGGAACATAAATCTTGTCATTTGCAGTCTGAGAGTGATGAAATCAGGTCCCAGCTTGACATGGTAATTTGGGATCAAACTGTATCACCAGCATTGATGAAGCTGCTGGCTGATTTTCCTCTTCATTCAACTGACCAACTTTCGGCCACG aaTCAGGAGAAGCATTCCCTATTGGATGCGGAGAtaacagaaatatttttcaactTTCAAGAATGGATCGACCTTCCCACTGctataacaaataaatatcttCCGTATATAGAGATGTTGCTGGTTGAAAAG ACAAGTGATGGAAAGCGGGTTCATGCAGCAATTCGAGAGAAGCAATTGCTTTCATTCTTCCCATATATCCCAAAGCTACTGTCACAGCACGTCTCAGACGATTGGAAGTATTCTCTTCTTCAG GCATTTACACAGGCTTTTATGGATTGCAGTTCCGAGTCTAAACTGAAATTCGCATGCATCTCCATCCTCGAGAAAATGCTAATTCAT GGAGCAGAGACATTCCTTGACCCAATTGACCCAGCAATTCTGGACCATCAGATCACATGGATAAGAGAGCTTCCTGAATTGTTGGTAGCATTGGGTGATAAGCACCCATCTAGTTCCAAG GTAGTTTTGCGACTGATAAATCTCCTCGGAGGATCTGCTACCGTGCATCCTTCCTTCTTGTTGGAATATGAAGGCCTGAAATCTCCATTTCAAGCATTCTTCAGTACGAGTGATGGTGAAG GAAATATTTGTTATGGGCCTTTTGTAAGGCTTCCCCGAGATTGTCAGGAGCTCTCTTTGGCTTGCATTTCTCAATTCTCTTGTGCAGATGTTCCTCTATTGAAGGCGATAACTAAATGCTGCCTAT GTAATGACTTGGATCCAAATCTCCTGTTCCGCATTATTGAAGTTCTCGGTCGTGCAGAAAATATCCAAATTGCCGACCGCCTTGGTTTCTTCGTCGCACTACTCTCACATCTGAAAGTTATTCCTG AAAATGAGCCGATTGAAGAGACACAATTGAAAATCTCAAGTCCCAGAACCCTTCACAAAGTAACCAAAATCGTTTGCAGATGCCTTTCAGTGATGGGTGATATTCCGCTGCTTCTTCAATTGCTCGAGGAAATTATAGTCGGCCAGTTG CAATTAAAACCAGACATCGAGAATGCACGTGCATTACTTCAAGTCATTTGCACCCTAGACTCCGAACCCACAAGACTCTCTGTAGAGAGCCTTGCTGGGCTGAGTGATTCCCTTCCTTCCTATCTGTTAGATATTGTTCAT CGAACTCCAATAGGTGCCAATGAGACTGCTGAGTCTACAGTTCTTCTCGAGAAAGCTCGCTTTTACTATCTCAAACCGTGCTATTTCTTGTTCATTAGAAGTCGCAGACTTCTAACTCTGGTCTTGAACGTGATGAGGTTACTGGTGGATGACTCGGGCAGGATTTGTGCGATTGCAGAGCTCTTTCTTTCGATGCACAAAAATGCCGATATGCGCCAAACTTTGTCGCAATTCCAGCAGGAGATCGGCTCGATCCTGCTGAAGATATTTCATCTGCAG GCCTCACAGGAAAACAAGATGACCCTCGTAGAAAGGCACAAAATACAACGTGCATTGGATCAACTGAGCAATCTATCGAGTCAGAAGCAGATGCCGTGGgtcctttgcttttctcacAAAAAATTTGCATTATAA
- the LOC116208682 gene encoding uncharacterized protein LOC116208682 isoform X2, which translates to MPPTFKSNLKQSFFLSKVWQQKRQDQQQARKDWSWMIFSSKHHTTIRKFVEDIQGSLILRMMTYIFRAMTHFSVEARLMAFKFLDLVVQNNSSTFLFYAEKILQNYEDIPRSDLFNMQDKSKVKNALLGLVRCLSILLCKSQEDGSHDKETVGEVLLHAYWLNSPKNSTDFTLVTRKLKDLVPVLITRLLELLPSLRSMNSMGLRSLDTELYILQSINLALKFFITKFQKEHKSCHLQSESDEIRSQLDMVIWDQTVSPALMKLLADFPLHSTDQLSATNQEKHSLLDAEITEIFFNFQEWIDLPTAITNKYLPYIEMLLVEKTSDGKRVHAAIREKQLLSFFPYIPKLLSQHVSDDWKYSLLQAFTQAFMDCSSESKLKFACISILEKMLIHGAETFLDPIDPAILDHQITWIRELPELLVALGDKHPSSSKVVLRLINLLGGSATVHPSFLLEYEGLKSPFQAFFSTSDGEGNICYGPFVRLPRDCQELSLACISQFSCADVPLLKAITKCCLCNDLDPNLLFRIIEVLGRAENIQIADRLGFFVALLSHLKVIPENEPIEETQLKISSPRTLHKVTKIVCRCLSVMGDIPLLLQLLEEIIVGQLQLKPDIENARALLQVICTLDSEPTRLSVESLAGLSDSLPSYLLDIVHRTPIGANETAESTVLLEKARFYYLKPCYFLFIRSRRLLTLVLNVMRLLVDDSGRICAIAELFLSMHKNADMRQTLSQFQQEIGSILLKIFHLQASQENKMTLVERHKIQRALDQLSNLSSQKQMPWVLCFSHKKFAL; encoded by the exons ATGCCACCAACATTCAAATCAAATCTAAAG CAATCATTCTTCCTGAGCAAAGTGTGGCAACAGAAAAGGCAGGATCAGCAACAAGCAAGAAAGGATTGGTCTTGGATGATCTTCTCAAGCAAACATCACACTACAATTCGAAAGTTCGTCGAG GACATTCAAGGCTCTTTAATATTGAGGATGATGACATATATCTTTAGGGCAATGACACATTTTTCGGTGGAAGCTCGGTTAATGGCATTCAAGTTTCTTGACCTTGTTGTGCAGAACAATTCGTCAACTTTTCTGTTCTATGCTGAAAAG ATTCTTCAAAATTATGAGGATATTCCTCGCAGTGACCTATTTAATATGCAAGACAAGAGCAAGGTCAAAAATGCTCTTTTGGGTCTGGTCCGCTGCTTGTCGATCCTGCTATGCAAAAGCCAGGAAGATGGTTCTCATGACAAA GAAACAGTTGGAGAAGTTTTATTGCATGCGTACTGGCTCAACAGTCCAAAAAATTCAACag ATTTTACTCTTGTCACCAGGAAACTGAAGGACCTTGTGCCAGTCCTTATAACTCGTCTCCTGGAGCTTTTACCTTCTCTTCGTTCCATGAATTCCATGGGCTTGCGGTCACTTGATACTGAACTGTATATACTTCAGAGCATAAATCTTGCTCTGAAGTTTTTCATTACGAAGTTTCAGAAGGAACATAAATCTTGTCATTTGCAGTCTGAGAGTGATGAAATCAGGTCCCAGCTTGACATGGTAATTTGGGATCAAACTGTATCACCAGCATTGATGAAGCTGCTGGCTGATTTTCCTCTTCATTCAACTGACCAACTTTCGGCCACG aaTCAGGAGAAGCATTCCCTATTGGATGCGGAGAtaacagaaatatttttcaactTTCAAGAATGGATCGACCTTCCCACTGctataacaaataaatatcttCCGTATATAGAGATGTTGCTGGTTGAAAAG ACAAGTGATGGAAAGCGGGTTCATGCAGCAATTCGAGAGAAGCAATTGCTTTCATTCTTCCCATATATCCCAAAGCTACTGTCACAGCACGTCTCAGACGATTGGAAGTATTCTCTTCTTCAG GCATTTACACAGGCTTTTATGGATTGCAGTTCCGAGTCTAAACTGAAATTCGCATGCATCTCCATCCTCGAGAAAATGCTAATTCAT GGAGCAGAGACATTCCTTGACCCAATTGACCCAGCAATTCTGGACCATCAGATCACATGGATAAGAGAGCTTCCTGAATTGTTGGTAGCATTGGGTGATAAGCACCCATCTAGTTCCAAG GTAGTTTTGCGACTGATAAATCTCCTCGGAGGATCTGCTACCGTGCATCCTTCCTTCTTGTTGGAATATGAAGGCCTGAAATCTCCATTTCAAGCATTCTTCAGTACGAGTGATGGTGAAG GAAATATTTGTTATGGGCCTTTTGTAAGGCTTCCCCGAGATTGTCAGGAGCTCTCTTTGGCTTGCATTTCTCAATTCTCTTGTGCAGATGTTCCTCTATTGAAGGCGATAACTAAATGCTGCCTAT GTAATGACTTGGATCCAAATCTCCTGTTCCGCATTATTGAAGTTCTCGGTCGTGCAGAAAATATCCAAATTGCCGACCGCCTTGGTTTCTTCGTCGCACTACTCTCACATCTGAAAGTTATTCCTG AAAATGAGCCGATTGAAGAGACACAATTGAAAATCTCAAGTCCCAGAACCCTTCACAAAGTAACCAAAATCGTTTGCAGATGCCTTTCAGTGATGGGTGATATTCCGCTGCTTCTTCAATTGCTCGAGGAAATTATAGTCGGCCAGTTG CAATTAAAACCAGACATCGAGAATGCACGTGCATTACTTCAAGTCATTTGCACCCTAGACTCCGAACCCACAAGACTCTCTGTAGAGAGCCTTGCTGGGCTGAGTGATTCCCTTCCTTCCTATCTGTTAGATATTGTTCAT CGAACTCCAATAGGTGCCAATGAGACTGCTGAGTCTACAGTTCTTCTCGAGAAAGCTCGCTTTTACTATCTCAAACCGTGCTATTTCTTGTTCATTAGAAGTCGCAGACTTCTAACTCTGGTCTTGAACGTGATGAGGTTACTGGTGGATGACTCGGGCAGGATTTGTGCGATTGCAGAGCTCTTTCTTTCGATGCACAAAAATGCCGATATGCGCCAAACTTTGTCGCAATTCCAGCAGGAGATCGGCTCGATCCTGCTGAAGATATTTCATCTGCAG GCCTCACAGGAAAACAAGATGACCCTCGTAGAAAGGCACAAAATACAACGTGCATTGGATCAACTGAGCAATCTATCGAGTCAGAAGCAGATGCCGTGGgtcctttgcttttctcacAAAAAATTTGCATTATAA